DNA from Desulfuromonas sp. AOP6:
CTCCTCGATGGCAATTGCCCCGACTGCGGCCGGCCCACGGACAAGCTCAAGGAAGAGTCCTATTTCTTCCGCATGAGCAAATACCAGGAACAGCTGATTCGCCACATTGAGGAGCATCCTGACTTCATCCAGCCCAAAAGCCGGCGCAACGAGGTGCTCAACTTCATCAAGGAAGGCCTGCGGGACCTCTCCATCTCCCGCACGACTTTTTCCTGGGGAATTCCCGTGCCGGGGAATGAGGCTCACGTTATCTACGTGTGGTTCGACGCCCTGACCAACTACATCACCGCTCTCGGCTACCCCAACGACCCCGACGGCAACTTTGCCAAGTTCTGGCCCGTCGACGCCCACGTCATCGGCAAGGACATCCTGCGTTTCCACACCGTCTACTGGCCGACCTTCCTGCTGGCCGCCGGCGTGCCCCTGCCCAAAAAGGTCTTCGCCCACGGCTGGTGGACCGTCGAGGGGCAGAAGATGAGCAAAAGCCTGCGCAACGTGGTCGAACCCAACATGCTGATCGACAAATACGGGGTTGACGCCATCCGCTACTTCCTGCTGCGCGAAGTCCCTTTTGGGCTTGATGGCGACTTCTCCCATACCGCCCTCATCCATCGCATCAACTCCGACCTGGCCAACGATCTCGGCAACCTCATGAGCCGCAGTTCGGCCATGGTCAACAAATACTTTGACGGTGTTCTTCCTGAGCCGACGGCTGCCGACGACATGGACAAGCCCCTCCTCGACCGAATCCCCGAAACTCTGCGGGCCGTCGACGAGCACATGGACGCCATGGCCTTTAACAAGGCCCTGCAGCTGATCTGGGAACTCATCAGTGCCGGCAACAAATACATCGATGACACGGCACCCTGGGCTCTGGCCAAAGACGAGAGCAAACGGCCCCGACTCGGCACCGTCATGTATAATCTTATGGAAATTCAGCGTCTGGTCGCCCTGCTTATCGAACCCTTCATGCCCGATACGGCTGAGAAAATGGTGGAAATCCTCGGGATCGATCCGACCAGCCAGTCCCTCGAAGAAAAAGGCGTCTGGGGTGGCTTGCGCCCCGGTACCCGCATTCAGAAAGCGGCCCCCCTGTTCCCCCGTATCGAACAGGAATAATGGCCCCGCGTGGCTCACAGAAAACTTCGTTTTTCATCCCCAGGGGGCGCTTTTGGTGCCCCCTTGTTTTTCAAGAGAGATCGCTATGACCGAACAGCAGCCTTGGCTCATCGACACCCACGCGCATCTGGATCATGGACAATTCGATCACGACCGGGAGGAAGTCATCAGCCGGGCCCACGAAGAGGGCATCCGCTATATCCTCACCGTGGGTTGCGACCTGGAGAGCTCCCGACGGAACCTGGAGATCGCCGGAAAGCATCCGTTTATTTACGCCGCCGTGGGCGTTCATCCCCACGATGCCGCTCAGCTTGACGAAAAGGCTCTGACGCAGTTGCGCACCTGGATCCAGGAAGGCAGCAAGGTGGTGGCCGTGGGTGAAATCGGATTGGACTTCTACCGTGATCGTTGCCCCAGAGATATTCAGCGCCAGGCCTTTCGTCAGCAGATCCGTCTGGCCCGCGAGCTCAAAAAGCCCATTATCGTTCACGACAGGGACGCCCACGCTGAGGTGCTGCAGATCCTGACGGAGGAAAAGGCTGTTGAAGTCGGCGGCGTCGTCCATTGTTTCAGCGGCGATTTGGCCATGGCCCGCGCTTGCATCGAAATGGGTTTTCTCATCTCATTTCCCGGCTCCATCACCTACCCGAAAAACGAGGAAGTCCGCGATCTGATCCGGCAGATTCCCGTCGATCATTTTCTTGTCGAGACCGACTGCCCCTACCTGGCCCCCCAGCCTCGACGAGGGAAAAGAAACGAACCGGCCCTGGTCCGACATACAGCAGCAACCATCGCCGATATCAAGGGGTTATCGTTGCAGGATGTCTGTCGGGTCACCAATCTCAATGCCTCCAAGCTCTTCGGTATTGGCGAAGCGGACCAGGCAAGCCGCATCGCCTATCCTATCCGCGATGCCCTCTACCTCAACATCACCAACCGCTGCACCAACAGCTGCGCCTTCTGCGCCAAATTCAAGGATTTCACGGTCAAAGGCCATGGTCTGCAACTGGATCACGAGCCCTCCTCGGAGGAGATTATCGCCGCCATAGGTGATCCAGCCGGCTACAGTGAAATCGTCTTCTGCGGATACGGCGAACCCCTCATCCGCCTGGAGACCGTCAAGGAGGTGGCCGCCTGGCTCAAGGCCCGTGGCGCCAAAGTGCGCATCAACACCGACGGGCAAGCCAACCTGGTGCACGGCCGCGACGTTCTGCCTGAACTCAGGGGTCTGGTGGACGCCATTTCCGTCTCCCTGAACGCGGCCGACGCGGAAACTTACCAGCGCATCTGCCACTCCCAATTCGGCCTGCCGGCCTATGAGGGCGTCAAAAACTTTCTGCGTGAGGCTCCGGCCCATATCCCCTCGGTGACAGCCAGCGCCGTCGCCATGCCCGGCATCGACATGCAAGCCTGTGAGGCTGTAGCGCGGGAACTGGGAGTTGACTTCAGGGCGCGCCCTTATAACGATCTCGGCTGACCGCCGTCCAAACTCAAGACAAAAAAAAGAGCCTGTCAGTCACCTGGCAGGCTCTTTTTTTTGTCCTTAACGACGCGATCTTAATGGGGTGCCGCGGGTCCCCGCGCCTCACTCCCACCGGTGGTTTTATCGCCCTGGGGAAGAATGAGGTTGAGCAGTACCCCGAGAATCCCGGCCAGACCGATGCCTGAGAGAGTCACCGAACCCAAGGGGATACTCATCCCCCCTACCCCGAAAACGACCACGAGAGAAACAATGGCAAGATTGCGCGGTTCAAGAAGATCCTGCCCAGCGCGAACCAGGGTGTTGAGACCAACAACCATGATGGCGCCGAACAACAGCAACATGATTCCCCCCATGACAGGAACGGGAACCGACTGCAGAAGAGCTCCTACCTTGCCGACAAATGCCAGTACAATGGCCGCCAGAGCCGTCCAGGTCATAACGGCGGGATTATAAACCTTGGTCAGGGCCACGGCGCCCGTCACTTCTGAATAGGTGGTATTGGGTGGCCCTCCCAGCATGGAGGCCATGGAAGTAGCCAAACCATCTCCGAGCAGGGTTCGGTGAACACCAGGATCTTTCAAGTAGTTTTTCCCCGTCACTGAACTGACGGCCAGGACGTCACCAAAGTGTTCAATGGCCGGCGCGATAGCCACCGGGATCATAAACAGGATCGCCGCGGCATTCCATTCGGGCAAAACAAAATCAGGCACGGCCAGCCAGGCTGCCGCGGTGACACGAGAAAAATCGACGATGCCATAGAAAAGCGACAACAGGTAGCCAACCGCCAGTCCGCATAAAATCGGGATGAGCCGCACAACACCCCGACCAAAGAGAGAAGCCAGCAAGGTTGCTCCCAATGAGGCCATAGAGACGATAATGGCTGTCGAGCCGTCAACCAGAATGATGGCGCCATCCCCGGACTTGCCCAGAGCCATATTGACAGCGACAGGCGCCAGAATAAGTCCGATGACCATGATGACCGGTCCGGTGACAATGGGCGGGAAAATTCGGGCGATAGCCCGGGTGCCCCGCCAGCGCACGAACAGGCTGAGCAGGACATAAAAACCTCCGGCGGCCATAAGACCACACATGGTGGAGGCAATTCCCCAGGTCTGCACGCCATAGATGATGGGCGCAATGAACGCAAAGGACGAGGCCAGAAAGACGGGGACCTTGCCTCCGGTAATCCATTGGAACAGCAAGGTTCCGGCGCCGGCCGTAAAAAGAGCCACATTGGGATTGAGGCCGGTCAGCAAGGGCACCAGAACGAGCGCTCCGAAGGCGACAAAAAGCATCTGGGCGCCGAGCAGGCTGTCTTTTAGACGAAAACGATAATCCGTGGGAGAGGTTTGTTCAGTCATCCTGACCTTCCAGTTAAAGGGTCGAAAAAGGGGAACAGAAATTTACTTGGTTCCGAAGATCTTGTCCCCGGCATCTCCGAGACCGGGAAGAATGTAACCCTGTTCATTGAGTTTTTCGTCGACAGCAGCCACATAGATGTCCACATCGGGGTGGGCGGCCTGCAGTCGTTCGATGCCCTCCGGGGCGGCGACAAGAAAAAGCCCCTTGATTTTCTGGCAGCCCGATTTTTTCAGCATGTCAATGGCGGCCACCACGCTGCCGCCGGTGGCCAGCATGGGGTCGAGGACGAGGGCCGTCCTATCCGACATTCTGCGAGTGAACTTCTGGTAATAACTGACCGGCAACAGGGTTTCCTCGTCCCGGTAAAGGCCGATTACCCCGACCTTGGCCCCGGGAATCAGATCGAGAACACCGTTCAACATCCCCAGTCCCGCTCGCAGGATGGGAACGATGGTAATCTTTTTCCCCTTGATCTGTTCCACCTCGACCGGTCCGGCCCAGCCCTGCACGACGGCCGTTTCCGTCTCCAGGTCTTTGGTGGCCTCATAGGTGATCAGGCGGGCCACTTCAGAGGCTAGCTCCCTGAAATCCTTGGTGCTGATATTCTTTTTGCGCATGATCCCCAGTTTGTGCCGAACCAGGGGATGGGTCACTTCAATAACAGCCACGGCTGCCTCCTTGTATCGATTTGCCTCATCACTATCGTCTTTTCGGTGACCGAGAATATTGCAATGAGACCCAGGGGTCAAGAATATGTGGTAGCCGATGCTAAAAAAGGCACTTCCCGAAGGAGGTGCCTTTTAAAGAGCAGGGTGATCGCGGCGGTTATTTGCCGGATATTTTGGCCTTGCGTTCCTTAAGAACCTGGGCGTGGCGATCCTCTTCGGCAGCCAACCAGGAAAAAGCCTCCTTGCCGTCTTCAGTTCGTGCCTGCGCGGCGGCCTTGTGGAAATATTCGGCAAAGCGTTCTTCTGCTTCGATGGCGAGGTCCAGGGCTTCCAGGTCGGAATTGTCCCGTTTCAGAACCTCTTCCAGGCGGGCGGGCGACGGGAATATCTCACTGGCGGAGAATCTCCGCAGGTAAGGAAGAAATACTTCCTCGTTTTCCCAGAAGGCACCATCCTCGTATTTCGGCGCCAGGTCTTCCAGGGTTTTCAGGTGTCCAACTTCGTCCTGCGCCAGCCAGGTAAAAATTTCCTTGGCGAGGGGACTTTTTGCTTTGGCCGACATGGTGGAATAAAACCGATGTCCCTGTTTTTCTACTTCCATGGCAGCGCGAATGACTTCAAAACCGCTGTATTCTTCCAGTCCAGTCATCGATGGGTATCTCCTGTCTTTTTTTCAGACCTGTAGCATGGTGGCCGCAACCTGTCAACGGCCAAACAACCCCCGAATGGTATCTTCCAAAACCTTCTTACCGGCATCCTTGGCCGGATCGGATTCCCCTGCGGCGGGTTCGTCGCCTTTGAACAGTTTCTTCTCCAGCTGACGTTGCAGTTCCTGGGCGGCCTTTTCCTTGACCTGCTCTTTGGCCGCACTGGTATCAAGGCCAAAGCGGGGCTTGTCGAGAGTTCCCGCCAGCCGCAGAGGGACGAGCCCCCAACCGTCGGAATCAGTCAAAAATTGACTCACCTTGCCCTTGTTGTCCAGCTTCCGCGACAACTCGGGTGAAAGGCGCAGATCAAGAGACAGATCCAGGGAACCGTCCATCCCCAGGGCCCCCTTGGGGCTGAACCGCGCATTGCTTCCGGCAAAAGTGCTCTGAATCAACACCTTCCCTTTTTCGATAGCAAAACTGCCGGCCGACTCCCGCACATTGATTTCCCGGAGCTCCTCAAGGGACAGAAACTCGGCCAGGCCCTTCACCAGGGCACTGCCCGAAAGCTTGCCATCCTTGAAGAGAAAGTCACCTGAACCCGAGAGATTGCGTCGTATGTCGGCCAGAGAAACACCCTTGCCTTTCAGGATAAGATGGAGATCGAGGCCGCCTTGCACGGTGTCAGCCGATTTGGGCAGAAAAGCGCTGATCAAGGGATTCATCTGGGCACCTTGAACGCTAAAGGTCGAATCATACACCAGTCCTTTTTTACCGAGATCGACAACGGCCTTTTCCGTAAATGTCCCTCCGGCCACACTCCCCGTGAGGGTCTCCAGGGTAAAAATGTTATTTTCCAGGCGGTACTTGGCGACCATGTTCTCTATATTCATGCCACGATAGACTGTTTGTCCGATACGCGCCTCGCCGGAAACGACAAGAGGCAGATCGAAGGGGCCGATATCGCCAGCCTTTTCCTCGCTGGCTTTCCCGGTGGAAGACCCTGCTTCGGCGGCGGCAGCTCCTTGTGACCCTGCTCCCTGCAACAGAGGGTCAAGGTGCAGCCGGTCAGCCGTAAGGCTGTTTTCGATGCGAAGAGGCTTGCCAAAGAGGTTGGACACTTTCAGATTGATGGCCGCCGTGGTATCGCCCATCTTCAGTTCAAGCTGCTGCGCACTGATGGCATCCCCCTTGAGGGCCAGGCGACCGGTCAGCGCTGGCCGCAGGGAAGCCATACTGGCCTGAACCCCGGACAGGACAACTTCACCATCACGCAGCAATTTCAGGGGGTCATCCGCTGTCCCGGCAAGATTGATGCGGGCACTGATCTTGCCAGCGGGATCCAGATCACCAAGATCGGGGAGAAGTCCAGCCGGAGCGGCCCGCAAGGCGGAGCGGACATCCAGATCAGGCAATTCAACTGTCATGTCCAACTGGGGCACGGCTCCGTAGTTTGACACACGCCCCTGCATCCGTGCCACGATACCGTTTGCCGTCAGCGTGGTCGGCCTTATGTCCAGCGCCTTCTGGGTCAAGTTGATATCGAGGTCGTAATCAAGCAAGAGAGAGGCATCACGGACAGGAACATCCTTAAGAGCGTCCAGAAGGATATCGAGATCCGTGAGACTGACCTTTCCATGAGAGGAAAAACCCGCACTTCCACCTTTGACAGCAAGGTCAAGGGCGACCTGAAGAGCATCGAGACGCCCTGGCAGCTGTTGCCTGAAATAGGGGGTGAAGGGTGTGATATCGAGGGGTGAAAGTTTCAGGCTGGCCTCACCACTGGCCGTAGCCACATTGGTTTTGCCGGCCACGGCCAGAGTCGCCTCACCCAGTACAGCCTCAAGGGAGAAGGGGAAATCCTTATCCAATGAGATGTCCCGGGCAGAAACATTCAGGCCGCTCACCTTGTAGCGATACGGCGCTTCGCCACCGAAGCTGCGGTCGAGGAAAAGCACCTCGCCTCCATTCAGGACAACCCGGGAAATCAAAAGATCAATGCCGCCATCTTTGCCGTCCGATTCCCGACCCGGCGAGGATGGCATTTCTTCCGTTGAAGAATTCTTTGCGGCCATCAGGTCGCTGAAATTGAAAGATCCATCCTGCAGACGCTCGACGCGAATTCTGGGCTCTTCAAGGCGGACTTCATCAACCACTACCTTCATGAAGAGAAGCGGCCAGAAACGGTATCGCAAAACGAGTTTTTCAGCGGTGACGAAATATTCATCACCTTGAGCTTCGCCAATGCGAAGCTGGCTGAGGCTGATCCCTGAGAAGAGACTGACCTGGACCTCGCCCAACTCGACTTTGCGATTGAGAGATTTTTCGGCCAGCGGCAGGACCGTGTCTTTAACCCGTTCCGGGGTAATCAAAATCTTGGCAAGTACGCCAATTGAAATGCCGAGAGCCACCAACACAGCCAGAACTATCGCGGCAATCTTACCCACCTTTTTCATAGAATCCCCCGTAAATCGCCAAAAACCTCAGCATTCACTGTCCACCAACTCCCCGATCTTCAGCACAGCCTGCCATTCGTTGGCACGCACCGGCTGCACGGAAAGACGGTTACCTTTTTTAAGAACATCCATCCCCCGGAGCACCGGATGAGCCCGCAGATCGGTACGTGTCAGCGGGTGCGCGAGGGGGGCAACATAGTGCACGTCCACCATAAACCAGATGGGATTTTTTTCGCTCGCCCGTGGATCGAAGTGATCACTGCAAGGATCGAGCGCCGTATGGTCGGGATACCCTTCGCGAACGACCCTGGCGACTCCGACAATAGCGGGTTCTTTGATGTTGCTGTGGTAAAAAAGAACCCCATCACCCACCTTGATCTCATCACGCAGCAGATTCCGGGCCTGATAGTTACGCACGCCATCCCAGTGTTCGGTGCCGTCGGGACGATTTTTCAAATCAGCAAAGGAGAAACATTCCGGTTCCGATTTCATCAGCCAGTAACGTCTTGGCGGCATATCCCTATCCTCTTTCAAAACAGTTTAAGAATACCAGGAGCTTAGAGATTTTCAATACGCCTGGGCCTCATTTTGGCCAAAGGGGTGGAATTGCATTTTTACACGGGGTGCTTTATGATACGCGGCGTCAACACAGAAAGGAGACCATCATGCCAATTTTCGAGTACCAGTGCCAAACCTGCGGTCAGATTTTTGAAAAAATCCGTTCAACCTCTTCGGAGCATGAGAAATGTCCCAAGTGTGACGGTGTCGCTGTACGCAAGGTTTCCATTACCGCCGCCTCGTCTTCTTCGGCCCCATCCTCTTCTGCCGCCTGCGGCAGCGGCCGTTTCGGCTGAGCCTGATACGGCGGCGGAGTTTCCGCTGCACCTGAATCAAAAGGAGGATCCTCAGGGGATCCTCCTTTTTTTTCTCTGCCGGTTCTAGGCCCCCCGCACGAAGTTGGCGGCGGCGTTCATCAAACCATCCAGATCCTGCGGTGTCCCCGCTTCACCATAAACGCGAACGACTGGCTCCGTTCCGGATTTACGGAATAGCACCCAGGAACCATCGGAAAAGAGGAATTTGCAGCCATCGATGGTGATAACCTGTTCCACGGCTTTGCCAGCAAGCACCTTGGGTGGGTTTTTGAGTTTACCTGGCAGGGACTTTTCCAGCTCAGGGCTCAAATGGATATTCACCCGACGGGTATAAAACTCGCCAACACGCCGATAGAGATCCTGCAGGAGCTCAGAGAGGGATTTCCTTTCCACAGCCACCATTTCCGCCACCAGCAGACAGGCCAGAATGCCGTCCTTGTCGGGCACATGCCCACGGATAGTCAGGCCGGCGCTCTCCTCACCCCCGATGAGAATGCGATCATCACGGATAAACTCGCCAATGAACTTGAAACCGACGGGCGTTTCCAGCACTTCGAGGTGATGATGCCTGGCCACCGCATCAATGAAATGGGAGGTGGCCACGGAACGGGCGGCGGCCCCTTTCATCCCTTTTACGCGGACCAGGTAGTCCAGCAAAAGGGCCAGCACATAATTGGGCTCGATGAAAGTGCCATCGGCATCGACAATGCCATAGCGGTCGGCGTCGCCGTCCGTGGCTAGCCCCAGTCCGATATGCGCATTTTCACGAACCCTCTTGATGAAATCACCGATACTGCTGGCCGAAGGCTCGGGCGGCAGGCCGCCAAAATAGGGATCACGCTGATCATTCATGGTGACGACGTTGACACCAGCCTCCTGCAGCAGGGTGTCGAGATAGCCCCGTCCCGTCCCATAGAGGGGGTTGACGGCCAGCGTCATGCCGCTGCGGCCGATAGCCTCCAGATCGACCAGTTTTCGGATGGCGGCGAAATAATCGGCCCGGGGATCGATCTCTTCAATCAGCCCGGCGCGAAAAGCCTGGTCCAGGGGCATCTGACGGTAGCAGACCTCACCAAGCATCGCATTGGCCCGATCTTCAATATCCCTGGTCGTCTCAGGCAATGCCGGCCCTCCCCAAGCCGGGGAAAACTTCAGGCCGTTGTAGTCATAAGGGTTATGGCTGGCGGTAAAATTAATGCCGCCGGCAGCCGAGCGGCGCAGAATTTCAAAAGCGATAACGGGCGTCGGCGTGTCCCGATCGCACAGAAAGGTCTTGATGCCGGCACCGGCCAGCACGCGAGCCGTCTCTCTGGCGAACCGATCCCCCATGAAGCGGGCATCATAGCCCACGACCACCCCGTGGGAGCCGATCTTCTGGGCATTGAGATGATCGGCAATGGCCTGAGTCAACACACGCACATTCTCAAAGGTGAAGTCCTCGCAGAATATCCCCCGCCAACCGGAGGTACCGAAACTGATGCGGTTCATAGATGGGATCCTTCCTGTTATTTAATTTGATGACCAGTCAAAGCATAGCAGATTGCCATGAACTTGAAAGGCAGCGACTGCGCCTCACGACGACTCTTTCTCGCTCCACAGCCTGGGCGCCCGGTACCGTTGAAGGTCAGCCACATAGGGACAGTCAGCAGGAAGAATGCCCCTCTCGAAGATCTCGGCAGACAAAGGCACACAGCCGGGGCGAGCTTCGTGTCTGTGGCCATACACCGTGCAGAGGCGCGTCTTCAGGTCGAGAAACTCACAAGGCTCATCGGTATAGAAGATTTCCCCATCGTGATCGATCTTTTCATAACAGCAGCGACCACAGCGTTGGCAGACTGCTTCCCAGGATGTTTTGTCCTTCATTGGCACTTCTCCTCCCCGGCGGTGGCCAAGATTAGCCGAGACGCTGATCGAGGTCAACCGGGAAAGCATTTTGCCGTCGACCAGCTTTCGGAAAGGATGACCCGACAAACCTCAAAAAAGAGTCAGGCAGCCAATTTGTCGTTGACATAAATGGAAAAAAGCGTTAGAAACTCAGTTTCAGATCAGGAACAACAGCAAACCAAGGAGGCAACATCCATGCAGTGTCAAACTGTTCTTCCCGGTACCGAGTGTACCTTTTGGGCCAAAAAAGGCTGTAATTTTCAGGGCGGCTCCTGCCAGAACGTCGTCGAAGAGTGCCAGGGCTGTGAGCGCATCGTCAAGGGCTCCATCGGTGAAGTCTGTTCCGTGGCTCCCTCCCCCAAGCAGAAATGGGTCGGCGGCCTGTGCAATTTCGCCACGCACCGCAAAGTGGAGATTCAGAGCGTCGAGACCAAGATGAATCCCCTCAAGGCTTCGAAAAAGGCGGCGGGCAAAAAGAAATAACCGGTTTCACCCTTCGATTGTTTCCTCGGGCAGGCGCCTTCAAGCGCCTGCCTTTTTTTATGCTTTTTCAATGAAACAGGACGAAAAGCAGAGGGATCAGAAAGGCGGACACAAGGCCGTTGAGCCCTATGGCCAGGCCGGCCATGGCACCCCCCAATTGCCCAATCTCCAGCATCCGCGACGTGCCGATACCATGGGCAGCCGTCCCCACCGCCAGACCGATGGCGGCCTGATCCCGAATGCCAATCAGACGACAGAATTCCGGCCCGAAGACTGCCCCCAGGCAGCCGGTCAAGACCACCAGGGCGGCTGTAAGGGGAGCAATTCCACCAATTTTTTCCACAATACCGATGGCAATGGGAGTCGTTACCGACTTCGGTGCCAGCGACAGCACCACCTCCCTGCTTCCCCCCAGCAGCCAGGCAATGCCCGAGGCCGACACGGCCGAGGCAAGGGCACCGGCAAAGACACCGACGAGGATGGGTCCCTTTTTGGCCAGGATTTCGGCGCGACGCACATAGAGGGGTATCGCCAACGCTACAACGGCGGGCCCCAGCAGAAAGAGGATGATGCGCCCCCCCTCGGCATAGGCCTCATAGGAAATACCCGCCCCTTTCAGAAAAAGAATAATCGTCAGAATCGAGACCAGCACCGGATTGAGCAGCAGGTAGCCAGAGCGACGGTAAAGCCATTGCGCGATGGCAAAAAAGCCCAGAGTCACCATGATGCCGAACAGGGGGGTGACCACCAGCTCATTCCACATGCCGCCTCCCCTTTCTGGCGACGAGGGATTCCGTCCAGGCCGTAACGGCCATGACCACGAAAGTGCTGATGACGGTGGCTGCGACGATAGGCAGCCACTGCCTGGCGATGAGATCCAGATAGACCATCACCCCGACCCCGGCCGGCACAAACAGCAGAGCCAGGTGGGAAAGGAGCAGATCCGCAGCCTCCTGCACCCATTCCAGGCGCACGACACCCAGACCCAGCGCGGCAAGCAGCAGTCCCATTCCCAGCACATTGCCCGGGATAGGGATTTCCAGCCCCCGCGAAACGACTTCACCGACAAATTGCATGATCAGCAGAATAGACAGGCCCTTGACCACCGTATCCCTCCTCCTTGCCGCGGCAGTGCGCCTCTAGAGTTCTTCCTTGAGCCCGGCAATGACAGCGGCCACTTCCTCGCGAATATCCCGGGAGGATTCAGAGCGTTCATGCAGCAGAAACTCCTGGAAATACTGTATCGCCAAGCGGGTTTTCTCCTGATCGAGATAAAGATTTCCCAGGGTCAGGTACGCAAATGACAGCCCCGGATCTAGACGGACAGCTTCGCGACACTCCCTTTCGGCCGCCTCCAGATCATCCAGGTCATAGGCCATTTCACCAAGATTGAAATGAGCCTGGGCATCTTCCGGATCCAGTGCAACGGCTTTCTGGTAGCTCGCCAGCGCCTCGTCATTTTCGCCCCTGGCATAGAGGGTGTCGCCCAGGCAGTTGAGGGCGAAGACCGAGTCCGGCTCGACCTTCAGCGCCTTTCGATAGCACCGCTCCGCTTCTTCCATCTGCTCCAGATGAAAATGAACCAGACCAAGACTGACCAGGGCATCGGACTGGGCTGGGTCCTCCTCAAGAATACGCTCATAGGCGTGACGGGCCTTATCGTTCAACCCTTGTTCGAAGTAAAGGTCCCCCAAGGCGTAGAGCGCCTCCGTGTGAAGGGGATCCTCTTTCAGGATACGCTCATAAACCTCGAGAGCCTCCTTGATTTGACCATCCTCGGCCAAGGCCTCGCCCAGAAGTTCCTGAACCTCAAGGGAAGACGGTTCTTCCTGAAGAGCCTGCCGAAAAAGGCGAATGGCCTCCCGGAATTCTCCGACATCCATCGTTTCGCGTCCCTTGTTAAGCCATTGCTCGACATTTTTCACGGTGATTGCTCTCCTGACAAAAAAAGGTTTGTTTATTGACCAGACGGCAGAGCTTCGAGGGCCTCCAGCAAACCCCAGGGGCTGGTGGGCACACGGCACACGGAAACGCCCAGAGCCTCGGCAAGCTGCGGCAGGGTGAAATCGTCGAGAAAAACATCCTCGCCTTCTTTAAGCACCACATCGGGCACCATCAGACAGCGGCCAAGCTCTTTACCCATAAGTTGCGACACGACATCCCGTCCTGTCAGCAGCCCGGTAACGGTCACCTGCCCGCCGAAGAAATCGTTGCGGATGGCATAAACCCGGAGCTCGATACCGGTGCGCCGAGCCAGGCCCTGGGCAAAAGTCTCAATTTCCCGAAAGGCCGATTCGCCGGTAATGACCGACACGGTCCCCGAGCCGAGGGCACCCGCTTCCGCCAGGGCATCTGCCGCTTCAAGGCGAAAGAGCGGGATGAGGCCGACGCCATTTTCCACCTGGGCCAGATCCTCATAGTCTTCAAGAGGAGGAAAATCCGTGCCTGCCTTAAGGTAAAACTCATCGGCGGCATAAACAAAACGTGAACCGCTCTCGGCCAGAAATTCCTGCTGAAATTCGTGAACCCGGGCCAGAAGCTCG
Protein-coding regions in this window:
- the upp gene encoding uracil phosphoribosyltransferase, with the translated sequence MAVIEVTHPLVRHKLGIMRKKNISTKDFRELASEVARLITYEATKDLETETAVVQGWAGPVEVEQIKGKKITIVPILRAGLGMLNGVLDLIPGAKVGVIGLYRDEETLLPVSYYQKFTRRMSDRTALVLDPMLATGGSVVAAIDMLKKSGCQKIKGLFLVAAPEGIERLQAAHPDVDIYVAAVDEKLNEQGYILPGLGDAGDKIFGTK
- a CDS encoding TatD family hydrolase; its protein translation is MTEQQPWLIDTHAHLDHGQFDHDREEVISRAHEEGIRYILTVGCDLESSRRNLEIAGKHPFIYAAVGVHPHDAAQLDEKALTQLRTWIQEGSKVVAVGEIGLDFYRDRCPRDIQRQAFRQQIRLARELKKPIIVHDRDAHAEVLQILTEEKAVEVGGVVHCFSGDLAMARACIEMGFLISFPGSITYPKNEEVRDLIRQIPVDHFLVETDCPYLAPQPRRGKRNEPALVRHTAATIADIKGLSLQDVCRVTNLNASKLFGIGEADQASRIAYPIRDALYLNITNRCTNSCAFCAKFKDFTVKGHGLQLDHEPSSEEIIAAIGDPAGYSEIVFCGYGEPLIRLETVKEVAAWLKARGAKVRINTDGQANLVHGRDVLPELRGLVDAISVSLNAADAETYQRICHSQFGLPAYEGVKNFLREAPAHIPSVTASAVAMPGIDMQACEAVARELGVDFRARPYNDLG
- the metG gene encoding methionine--tRNA ligase, translating into MSKNFYITTPIYYVNDVPHIGHAYTTLACDVLARYKKSRGYDVFFLTGTDEHGQKVEKAAQTAGETPLELADRVVKRFQSLWEKLNIENTDFIRTTQERHKDGVRELFRRIEAKGDIYLGEYEDWYCTPCETFWTETQLLDGNCPDCGRPTDKLKEESYFFRMSKYQEQLIRHIEEHPDFIQPKSRRNEVLNFIKEGLRDLSISRTTFSWGIPVPGNEAHVIYVWFDALTNYITALGYPNDPDGNFAKFWPVDAHVIGKDILRFHTVYWPTFLLAAGVPLPKKVFAHGWWTVEGQKMSKSLRNVVEPNMLIDKYGVDAIRYFLLREVPFGLDGDFSHTALIHRINSDLANDLGNLMSRSSAMVNKYFDGVLPEPTAADDMDKPLLDRIPETLRAVDEHMDAMAFNKALQLIWELISAGNKYIDDTAPWALAKDESKRPRLGTVMYNLMEIQRLVALLIEPFMPDTAEKMVEILGIDPTSQSLEEKGVWGGLRPGTRIQKAAPLFPRIEQE
- a CDS encoding uracil-xanthine permease family protein encodes the protein MTEQTSPTDYRFRLKDSLLGAQMLFVAFGALVLVPLLTGLNPNVALFTAGAGTLLFQWITGGKVPVFLASSFAFIAPIIYGVQTWGIASTMCGLMAAGGFYVLLSLFVRWRGTRAIARIFPPIVTGPVIMVIGLILAPVAVNMALGKSGDGAIILVDGSTAIIVSMASLGATLLASLFGRGVVRLIPILCGLAVGYLLSLFYGIVDFSRVTAAAWLAVPDFVLPEWNAAAILFMIPVAIAPAIEHFGDVLAVSSVTGKNYLKDPGVHRTLLGDGLATSMASMLGGPPNTTYSEVTGAVALTKVYNPAVMTWTALAAIVLAFVGKVGALLQSVPVPVMGGIMLLLFGAIMVVGLNTLVRAGQDLLEPRNLAIVSLVVVFGVGGMSIPLGSVTLSGIGLAGILGVLLNLILPQGDKTTGGSEARGPAAPH
- a CDS encoding ferritin family protein, translating into MTGLEEYSGFEVIRAAMEVEKQGHRFYSTMSAKAKSPLAKEIFTWLAQDEVGHLKTLEDLAPKYEDGAFWENEEVFLPYLRRFSASEIFPSPARLEEVLKRDNSDLEALDLAIEAEERFAEYFHKAAAQARTEDGKEAFSWLAAEEDRHAQVLKERKAKISGK